In Rosa rugosa chromosome 4, drRosRugo1.1, whole genome shotgun sequence, the genomic stretch GAATCATGCTTCTTTTCGATTAGCAACTTGCTAAATAGTAACTTCGTTGCAACCATGCAATAATAGCTTACTTTTCAAAATCACTGAAAACAAATTGACGTCTACGCTCAATTCCCATTTAACGAGAGTATAAAATTACTCGGGAATTTGAGCCTTAAATATAAGTGGCAACCAAGGAGAGAAACCGAGCTTTCTCCATTGGTCAACCTAAATAAGTTTCGTAAAGCGTCACTACGAATGACACGTCAACGATGTCATCACTGTCATCCGCCTCGTAGTTATCAACGATCTTGGTTGTCATACCTCATGCACACTTATACGTAGCTTAGCGGATACTGTTTACTCGATGAACAAACAATTGTGACAGCTGGTCCATATGACGTCGAAACCAAGCACATGATTCAGTAAATTTGATGTCACACTATAAAATCACAACAGCTAGGTGTCTACTTCTCGTCATGAGACACCAATCAATAGGTCGCTAGGTATTGACCGAACAGGCCGTCCAATGCTCAAGGCGTCAAGTTGCAACAATGCCTTTCGATAATGCTCAacgaaattcgaggatcaccAATTGAAGTCGACTCCCCGAGATTTGTAAAGTTCGTAGCATTTCCATTAACGGTCTCGACCTTGAACTATCATTTCTATCATATGAGCTCGTTtgatgtcaaaactcaaaaatcaaGTCATAAGTGCTCCTTCAATTTTTGGTCAAGCCAAAATAGTTGAATCGGTTACAAGCACTTTATTTTCTTGTGTCCTCGTCcgacaacaagaaaaagtaatttCTAAATATTCTCCTTTAAAGTAATCCTTTACTTTCGAAATGGGTGCCCTGAGTAAATCCGAAGGTGAACTAACATTCTTCCAACCACCAGTTTACATAGAAAGGATAACCAAGGATAAAAGAAAACCACAACAAGATTATCATTTCAAGTTTCCAAGAAGTTGGAAAATAATTTCGAATGAGTTGACGACTAAAATTTTGGGATatgcaatttcaaccaaatcccTAGGTTCAAATCTAGAAATGCTGACTGAGACCGTcgtcaaaatttcagaaatttaaaagCAGTAGAGGTCGGATGAAACTAAATTTCAAGTAGTTGCGGAGACAAAATAGTAAAATTCTCGGAATTTCAATTTTGCTTGAAAACAGATTTGGGGAAATTTTCAACTTTTGTACTTTTCGAACAAGATTTGTTGACAAGAACCTTTTGGTAGGTGAGGAAATAATTTCAAAGGCTTTTCACTAGAACAGGAAAATAGTTtgagtttgttttcaaattctaggctgcaattttttttttttatttttttttttttatttgaagaagaagaagaagaacccaaAATGCTCGAGCTTTGTAAAATAGAACACTTTAGTAAGGAAAACGCGATTGTCTAAGGTGTAGTCTCTTGACTTATGAGGAAAACATTTTGAGTAATGCAAGAGACGAAAATCAACTTTTGTACTAAGAGGCAAGAATGTAAAATAGTTAAAGTAAACTCCTGGTGTGGAAGAAATGTTACGAATTCATTGTCTCAAAAGCAAACACGTGAGGTAAATGCGCAATGTGTCACCTAGATTTTTGAACTTTTCAATTACGCATTGACGTCACCATTTCAGCGTCATTCTAACCACGTAATCAACGTTGTCTTTCAAGAGTGTGCTACCAACTTGTCTACGTTCTGAAATTCGTAGCGTTATTGACTTCAAAGCAATCAAAGATTCCTTGAAGTAAAGAAATCTGACTGCTAAAGTTATAACCTTTAAAGATCCTTTCTTGACCACTCTCAGAAACTTTACTAGTGATCCTACTAATACCAGCACAAGGGCGCGGCCTTGCGATCTCGAAGCATCCTAACATTTCCAAGCACGTTGCTGGTTCCGCAATCATTTATTTTCCCAACAATTTCCCTGATTATAGGGaacataatttctcaactctatGCAGACCAATGGCAACTCAAGAATAGTTTATGTGACTCCACTGGTCTTTCCTCAATTTCTTGTGCTTCCCCACAAAGTAATCTTGTCAGCACAACAATACAACATTAGAGTTTCCAAGGCAACAAAGCTTCATATCGTTCCACCAATTAACAACAAGATTGGGGAGATTCCCCTTTTTTTCATTCTAGTTATTGATATGCCAAGCTCAAGCAATACTTAATTTCATGTTTGTGTTGCCATTACAAGTTTCCCTATCAATCCACCACTTGGGAAACACTTGAGTGGTGTCTACCTTACTCGAAAATCACACCTTCTTTCGTAGAGcatcgatggggaaccgctgcagtcgggccatcactcggaagaaagaagaggaaattgAGCGAAAATACGAACACCACTGATCCAAATGACTATATAGGGGTCATTATCTCACTTTTTACTCAAGTTTTCACTTTGCTCCACACAACActctatatttttcaatacgtgcaacaatatatgtagtacaacaactttaatccatcaataaaatttaCTTTATAACACTAGCATGGGGGTACACAAACATTCCTTTCAACTTCATCTCGAACTTACTTCTCCGAGTATCAACTCACCCAATATAACCTCGTTAACTCCTTAATGCTCAATCCCCTAATAATTTACCCAACACTTTATCCAATTTTCATACTTACTACCTTTGGAGCGTTTGTGGTCGAGTGGCATCATGACGGCATTggcaatttaaaatttaaaccaAACTTTAAAGCACCACaaggaaacaaacaaaattcTTTTTCAAGGAACCACAAATGTATCATTACTTTTAAAATccgttggaaattctttgaaTGACTCGGAAGTAGCCTCAATGAAAAATATTTGCAAGTGAAATAAGGCAATAGGGTATCCTCCGGGAAGAACAAAATAAAGGAAGGACGtcgaaaatatttttttttttttttttttttttttttaccaacatACTTTAAAATGTCCAAGAAATTCGAGCGTTTTGCCCAACCAAATTCGACacttaaaaaaaatatgagaaggGTTGCTAGTTTTGCAAAAAAACGATTTCGAAAGTATTTCGGAAcctagagctctgataccactttactgtggtgacccgagaggggggtcccacagcgccgcgactccgagccaatgaggaatcgacatgtcacgaatggcatctcgatagctcatcaacccgaaaccgcaaggccttttgagtttaggttgttggtttacaaaacactttcttggacaaatcattctagcaacctaacaacacattttcaaaagcggaattcgaaatgggctaagagttttgggcttgcaatcggagcccaatttggaaaataaaacggatcactaagtaactacaagtatgggagacgcgccccagggttacgggtctcccggaatttttgtaaacgagtaggaaataaataaaaagtaaatagactagctactacaaaatccgattaaggaccaaagccttcttttgataaaactaaagagaaatgcgccaagccgtgccatgtgcctcccctgtacgcttcccgaccacatgctcgaaacctgcacactatagtaggggtgagctttcgtcctcgcatgcccagtaggggccgacccaaccatgctaggtttgaaaaataatatacttgaaaatatttactacataatattgtgcacgtttatcgaaaaatgctttaagaaaagtggcaaccacaaacatttgtttcttttataaagcatatgcagtatgtttcacacaacttggagctccgagatacttacctgccggctaaagtaaaataaatcagtgaccgatctggttcgtcctgagtaagagaaccagccaactactctgtagtccttgtgactacaagtagcgaaagtgtcaatttcctggctctgagtctcctatgactggttcactgtctgtacttacctttccccgacaaacataggagcacagccccctccggaggttcacggttatcgacaccgtgggatccctaggaatcaacgcgtctaggtcccattcactttcaggtcacaaacatacaaagggtacagtatctcaacatgcaagtctagcctcggttttcgcaatcaacaattatcagctctgaaaacacatgtatcacgaggcatcgactgatgaacaaccaaaaacgttcttgcaggcaacatattatcatagtatagcattccacatatactgaaaagcctctaacaaggaagggacagctcaccctacctggaattggagtgcttgcccacattcaggttcgttcccgactttcgatcctttatccaaatccaagtgcacatgctcgggtcctttataataaaattaaaccagtGAGTAACTTAACGTCACTATAACCAattaaccgagcaaccaaagcatTCATTTAATTCTCTTTAAGTCCATCGAATTATCTTTTGATCAAAACAATGATCTAGAACTTATGCTTGAAGGAATTTCTTTTAGTAGATAAAATTTATTACccattcccaaacaatccaaatgATGTATCATTTGAtcatttgggatatggtgatcaaaCTTAACACTTGTGTCCATTAAGCATAGTTCGGCTCCACTCATTTAACCTTTCTTTGTTTAGTACTCTTTCGATAAGAAAACAAAGGATAATTTACCATTCCCAAATTCCGGGGtatggtaactaagaaaacactttaattgtaattatttcctttactttaaTCGAATAACTTAAATCATAAGGGATCCACCATTTTCTTGACCAACTGCTTCTCAATATTAACATCAATCACAGCATCTAGTTTACTTAGTAAAATTGATCCAATCTCAATTACCAAACTGTTTAAGCAtttaacacaaaataaaaagtcaCCTCAATTCAACCTCCATTTAATCCATTTTCCAATCATCTTACAACATGCTTAATTCACCATGAATTCACAATTTGTTCAATTCAACCACAACAATTCCAAGATCACCAAACCAGGCCCTTACCAATCTTCTCTCCCAAACTAGAAGCCGTTTTAACATGGCTGCACCAAAACACCATTCGAACCCCTAACATGTagaacaaaatcaataatcaacCCATCACCAACTTTCGTAtccaaaacagaaactgcagaGTGTCCTTACCATTTCTTCTTCAAGGGTGACTCAATCGAAACCTCAGCTCCAGGCTCTCCTCTTCAAACCCAAAACGCAGACTCTCCAACCTCATACAATCCAATTTGGACAACAGAAAATTAGGTTTTTCGATTCTCAACGTCTCATGGTATTATCCAAAGGGAGAGGACAAAATATAGCTTACCAGACGAAAAAGGTAAGCCGGTGGCTCTCACGGCGGTGCAGGGTGGCTCCGGTCAAAGTCAGAAGTTGGGACTAAGGGGTTAAGGCGGTTCGTGCAGCCCTAAGCTTCTTCGAGGTGGTGGCTTCGTTCAATCGTGGCCGGAGGCGGTATCCCTAGTTTTGCAGAAGCCCAGATCGCCGGCGCGGGTGCGTGCGGTGTCCTCCAGCTTCGGGTTAGCGACGAGGCTTTGGGGTGATGCTTAACAGCCTACCCCGAGCTCGTAGGTGGCGGCGGAGTGTTGGAATGAAGGCCGGAAATCGACGAGGCTCGAGGAACAGTGGCGTCGCGGTCATGGGTTGGCGAGTGTAGAGGCTGCCGGCGATGCATGTCGATGCTGAGGCTCGGGCTTGGGTCCGATTTGGATGTAGgttcgattggtggtggcggtgacatgaggtggtggccggagattgGGTTTCCGGCGTTTGCAGAGGGAAGGAGAAGAGAGTGAGAGGTCGGGGGAGAAAGGGAGAGATGCGGCCGAGAggggagagaggaagagaaatgagGCTAGGGTTTTCCCAAGTTTTCTATTTATACTAGCGCGTGAGAAATGTCGAATTTATCCTCGCGTCAAATTACATAATACTCCCTGCTGGTCACTTTCAGGTTTTCGGGCTCGTAACTTTTATTCGTTTTTCGTCGGAAACTTCCTAAGTTACTCCTCGACttcgtcctaggcccaaaactcgatttcgtaaaaatccaaaatccaagaCTCTGTTACAACTCAATTTATCATCTTCGAAACTTCAACAAACGGTCGCTTCACTAAACTTCGctaaccttctaggcccaaatagaagaatctcggcccaaacttaaatcgtcagcccaataggtggtctcgataccaaaataatttccaaaataaattccttcacttaagttaccttgcgaaaatcttattggcgaaaaattacattctaaaaattaaacaaaattttcgggggctcacaaatgccctctatatatatatacacaatctTTCTATACTAAGGACCttctaagattttaaaatctaaggatttccttgaatagactcacttttcgatctcatatccacatctcgaccgttcagtttttaggtcctaatgcatagatcacttctgcaaattttgaactaaattgatgatcgttaaggtatcgaactataTTAAATGAatgaacgaactgaatctgtccagcctgaaccgttcgtgtttataattgtaaatcgcagttttgaatgccttaatgattatcaatttagctgaaaatttgcagagattatctactcatatatacctaaaaactgaacggttaagatgtggatatgagattGAAAAGTAAGTTCATTCAAGGAAAATCTAAGGAGGTCCTTAGCATAGAAAGACTgtccgttccttagctaaggaatggatttccatattttgaccacttttcgatcacatattcacatcttaatcattcagtttttaggtcctaatgtatagatcacttctgcaaattttcagccaaattgatgatccaaaactgcaatttacaattatgaacacgaacgattcaggttggacagattcggcttcctatatatatatatatatttttttttttttttaaatcaaatcCCTTAATACATTCACATAATTAAACTTTCCTTATAAGTTTAATACaattaatttattttcccttatttaatacgattaattatataagatatttTCTCCTTTCTGATTAGATCTAtatatttactatttttcagtaaatatgtttgtgtagattcTAAAAATTGGAATTACACGGTAATATTACGTgaaaaaaatctcaaaatttCGTGAAACCTTTTCGTGTTTGGCACTGAATTTCCGGGTTATCGCGCCGGGGCTAAAACCCTCCCTCACGAGTCACTTCAAAGCAAtccataaaccctaaaccagAGCCATACTGAGAGCTCCTCCAATGAGCTCGACCTCGAGCGAAGCACATGCTCTAGGCACCACGACTCAGAAAAGCTCCTCCCCAGCAAAACAAACTCACCACAACTTCTTCGGTAAGCTTTCAAATTTTTACACCCCAAATAACTCTAGCTACGTTGCCTGTTTGGAATTCGCAGCAGACGAAAACCCATTTCTGAAAGTTTGATTTTTCTGATAGAgaaacttttttttgttttttgttttgtaataACCCAGTAAGGCAGTAACAGAAACTAAGGGAATTTTCTGTTCTTGATTATAGAAATTTGTATATAGATTTCTTTTAGTGATGGGTTTGTATCATTGGGTATAGAGTTGGGGTGATTGAGGTTttgggttttaatattttaatgcAGTTTGGAGAGAATTTCTATGGGGAGGTATTGCTGGGGCTTTTGGGGAAGGAATGATGCATCCCATCGACACTGTCAAGACTCGTATTCAAAGCCAAGCTATTTTCAGTGCAAGTCAGGTATGGTCATGGTGTATAGATGTTACAGATGTTTCATTCATGGTGTAATAGTGTTTGAATTATTGGTGGAATTATGCCATCTTTAATGATTTATTTCACACCTGCAGCACCAAAAGAACATACTGCAGATGGTACGAACAGTTTGGGCTGTTGATGGATTAAAGGGTACTTCACTTTTCATTTTAAAGCAGTTTTCTAGTTTTTGCATGCCGTCCTGTAGTCCTATTTGTTTTTCATGTTACATGTTGTACATTATCTTTTGCCACATCACAGAAGTTTTACTTTTTATCATAAGAATTAGAAGTATCCAAAGTCCAAACATATACTTGTAACACGTCAGTTTTGGATTTTGAACAAAGGGATTGTTGTTTTCTTGATTTACTGTTGGTGCCTTCTCAGAGCATGTGGTTCTTCTTAACTAATAATTCTGTAGGTTTCTATAGAGGCATAGCTCCTGGTGTCACTGGTTCTCTTGCAACTGGAGCAACATATTTTGGTGTCATAGAATCAACCAAAAACTGGATTGAAGAATCACATCCAAACCTTGGGGGACATTGGGCGCATTTCATTGCTGGAGCAGTTGGTAAGAGTTACAGCTCTCAAAACTTTATCTCAGTCGTACTGCTGATGTTCGAGTTTATCTTAGTCATCATGTGTTGGAACAAATTTTCAGACTGTTAAATGTTGATAGTATTCAGTATTCACTAATGATCTTAAGAGCTTCAGATTATGAGTGACATTATGACATTTGCGTTTATAATTGGAGATATAGCTGTATTTAAATTGTTGCAAGGATGCCCTTAAGTTTGATTGGATGTGGGTTTAAGTTTGTAGAATCTAAGGCCTATTAATGCTTCAGATCTCTGATATACTAAGAAGTAATTGATGTTTCAGTTGACTCCTTTTTATCTTAGATTTATGAACTGTTTTGACGTAACTTATTACAGTGTCCTGTTTTCGTTGTTTATAATATAAACATGTTtgttttttaagaaaataaattaaagctTCTGTTATGTGCGTACATAATGCACCTTTGTTTTAAGGTGAATTCAAACATTCAGTATGGATGTTAGACTGCATTTACTCTACCACTTACAACCTTAGCATGAATCCCCCTTGTGTGCTCATCCATAGAGATTTGGTTGTGCTCGTGCTGTCTTGCACTCTACGCATTATCTAGTTGCTGTAGCTGCCAATTGTTGTTCGTTTCCAATGTTAGTAGTAGCAACATTTATTGTGGACTCTTCAGCCATCATGTGCCTCAGGggactcaaaatccatcttTTCCCTTTCTTTATGTATTTCAGGAGATACACTTGGTTCTTTTGTATATGTTCCATGTGAAGTGATGAAGCAACGCATGCAGGTTCAAGGGACAAAGGCTTCTTGGAGTTCTGTTATGCTGAAAGATAATATCTCTATGAAGCCTGGTATCCAAATGTATGATTACTATACAGGGATGTTCCAGGCAGGCTGCTCAATATGGAAGGAGCAGGGGCCAAGAGGATTATATGCAGGGTATATATCTCAACATTAAAATCAATAATGGTTAGGTGTGATCCTTTTACCAATGCATGGTACCTGTTTTTACCGTAAATTGTAAATTACTAGTCTGTTGCCTGTTCATGACCCTACCATGCACCCCCACACCCAATACTCATGGAAGGACACACATCAAGCATGGATGTGCACATATATGAAGTGTGATCATAACTTTCTTTTTGTTCATTTGGCAGATTCGGGTCAACACTTGCTAGGGATGTGCCTTTTGCTGGTCTGATGGTATGTGAAATTCTGAATATTTGACTATGCTCACTTTATTTGGCTTTACATCAGTTTCTTCTCAACATTCACACGTGTGATCACAGACAGGATTACCAAACTcttaacaaaaagtaaaaaCCATACATGCTGACATATTTTCTTATCATTGATGACTCATAGGCAGTTAGGTTCTTATAGTATTGTTTCAAAGATTTTGTCTGCACTTTTCAGGTTATGTTCTATGAAGGCTTGAAAGATTTGACAGAGTATGGGAAGAAAAAGTACGTACGCAATCCGAATTTCCATATTAATAGTTCCTTGGAGGGACTTGTCCTAGGAGGATTGGCTGGTGGTATGTGTACCTTGCTTATGTATCATCTGCTTGGTGTACATTTAAGTAATCTGTGATTAAATTCAGCAATTAGAATTGACTGAACTTTGAAGGTGATTTATACTTGCATTAATTTGTACAGGCATGAGTTCTTATCTTACCACTCCCTTCGATGTGATCAAGACAAGATTGCAAGTACAGGGATCAGCGTTGAGGTACCCATTCATTATTATTGTTTATTTCAAAATGACTTTTGTAATTCTAGGCGTATGATTAAATTGCTCCAAGCATCATATGGAATTATCATTCAGTGTCAACTATGGTGATGTTA encodes the following:
- the LOC133707248 gene encoding S-adenosylmethionine carrier 1, chloroplastic/mitochondrial — translated: MSSTSSEAHALGTTTQKSSSPAKQTHHNFFVWREFLWGGIAGAFGEGMMHPIDTVKTRIQSQAIFSASQHQKNILQMVRTVWAVDGLKGFYRGIAPGVTGSLATGATYFGVIESTKNWIEESHPNLGGHWAHFIAGAVGDTLGSFVYVPCEVMKQRMQVQGTKASWSSVMLKDNISMKPGIQMYDYYTGMFQAGCSIWKEQGPRGLYAGFGSTLARDVPFAGLMVMFYEGLKDLTEYGKKKYVRNPNFHINSSLEGLVLGGLAGGMSSYLTTPFDVIKTRLQVQGSALRYNGWWDALRSIWMTEGAKGLFRGSIPRITWYIPASALTFMAVEFLRDHFNEGVSIDSVQEVASLTVDKKNSPLQVSL